One genomic region from Streptomyces sp. NBC_00457 encodes:
- a CDS encoding copper resistance D family protein, with product MSADSHAVSGAFTFSIGEPSQTRADAVAEPAVDPTVDVLYGLGRYVAYAGLALLIGVVVFVLVCRPGTLALRMVRRPLLAGWWALVLSTVALLVVRGPYASGDGLAGVFAPKLLLSTVDSRPGIALLVRLGLLLLVALLLRRGRSEWHADRGTAAAGGALALALGLAGTWAAAEHASAGIQVPVAIVSPVLHLLAMAVWLGGLAVLLVVLFRAPTDDPLASAAVARFSRLALGAVAVLAATGVYQSWRGLGSWEAFTTPYGRTLALKIGAVALMLLAASYSRNWTERLLRVPQEAPVLVAVGGGEHRPPPEGATGPDTADPDLEAQRRGLRRSVLAEVVIGVVVLAVTTVLTGSQPGRAATESAAVSTTVGRPNVTLAVVPFDTGAPSGSGKVQITLEPGRVGRNVVEAVVFGADGSVIAIPELRLTFTQSAQRVGPLDAELVDQSGYWGSDSLNLPLAGTWTMRATVRISDVDQVTVSKTVKITP from the coding sequence CTGTCGGCGGACAGCCACGCTGTTTCCGGCGCGTTCACCTTCTCTATCGGTGAGCCTTCGCAGACCCGGGCCGATGCCGTTGCCGAGCCGGCCGTGGACCCGACCGTCGACGTGCTCTACGGTCTTGGCCGCTACGTCGCTTACGCCGGCCTGGCGTTGCTCATCGGCGTCGTCGTGTTCGTCCTTGTCTGTCGGCCGGGCACCCTGGCCCTACGTATGGTGCGCAGGCCCCTTCTGGCCGGGTGGTGGGCGCTGGTGCTGTCGACGGTCGCGCTGCTGGTGGTGCGCGGGCCGTACGCGAGCGGGGACGGGCTGGCCGGGGTGTTCGCCCCGAAGCTGCTGCTGAGCACAGTCGACAGCCGACCGGGCATCGCGCTGCTGGTCCGCCTGGGCCTGCTCCTGCTGGTGGCCCTGCTCCTGAGGCGCGGCCGGTCCGAGTGGCACGCAGACCGGGGCACGGCCGCAGCAGGAGGCGCCCTCGCCCTCGCTCTCGGCCTTGCCGGGACGTGGGCGGCGGCCGAGCACGCCTCCGCCGGGATCCAGGTGCCCGTGGCGATCGTCTCTCCCGTGCTGCATCTGCTCGCCATGGCGGTGTGGCTCGGCGGTCTGGCGGTGTTGCTGGTCGTGCTGTTCCGGGCGCCGACCGACGACCCGCTAGCGTCGGCCGCGGTAGCGCGCTTTTCCCGGCTCGCCCTCGGCGCGGTGGCCGTTCTGGCGGCCACCGGCGTATACCAGTCCTGGCGAGGGCTCGGTTCCTGGGAGGCGTTCACCACTCCCTACGGCAGGACGCTCGCCCTGAAGATCGGAGCCGTGGCGCTGATGCTGCTGGCGGCGTCCTACTCCCGGAACTGGACCGAGCGGCTGCTGCGCGTGCCCCAGGAGGCACCGGTGCTGGTCGCCGTGGGTGGCGGCGAGCACCGCCCTCCCCCCGAGGGAGCGACGGGGCCCGACACGGCCGATCCCGACCTTGAGGCGCAGCGGCGGGGCCTGCGCAGGTCGGTGCTGGCTGAGGTTGTGATCGGCGTCGTGGTGCTCGCGGTCACGACCGTGCTGACGGGCAGCCAGCCGGGGCGGGCCGCCACCGAGTCCGCGGCGGTCTCCACGACGGTCGGGCGGCCCAACGTGACCCTGGCGGTGGTCCCGTTCGACACGGGCGCCCCCTCCGGGAGCGGCAAGGTGCAGATCACCCTGGAACCGGGCCGGGTCGGCCGGAACGTAGTGGAGGCAGTGGTCTTCGGCGCGGACGGAAGCGTCATCGCCATCCCCGAACTGCGCCTGACCTTCACCCAGTCCGCGCAGCGCGTCGGCCCGTTGGACGCCGAACTAGTCGATCAGAGCGGCTACTGGGGCAGCGACTCGCTGAATCTCCCGCTCGCCGGGACCTGGACGATGCGGGCCACCGTCCGTATCTCCGACGTCGACCAGGTCACCGTGTCGAAGACCGTGAAGATCACCCCATGA
- a CDS encoding Vps62-related protein: protein MITQRYGDLEVAYTTQWHANSFFQAGVPAGDGQWRALGAVFANNAFSTTWPGKFGGLLVKDLSSGQDLLRPPVDFQKVGRFDPWTSRDADIWRPVPPAGYVALGDVVTMHTSAGAVKPRVSELGLVCVKQVHEGRAYVRRGELGRLPLRVNGSGEALWAVTTPLFPADDTEEHLLLPAATFSCGPDTPHAPTAVTWVLDLPAAVDKTGYAPEMTLTSYNPPPAQSIVTDRTVTVPYHMVKDDGRTEAWKVANSPFYKILRKRQYDLVRHVDYRGSGSGTILEEIQQGVSEERGQEFSQNVGISVSVTAGVEASAKPFGMGASSYAEATVSASLELGYASRYSVSTFENKAVSVSYDVPADHAGALWTDTHLLVPIRGDGTLVTSANLKLNSGSYVGRTFPHLDATKIVVARKFSDEEIKAAQDMGIDPKILTESDVTEIQQ, encoded by the coding sequence ATGATCACTCAGCGCTACGGCGACCTGGAGGTCGCCTACACCACGCAGTGGCACGCGAACTCGTTCTTCCAGGCTGGAGTCCCCGCGGGGGACGGGCAATGGCGCGCCCTGGGCGCCGTCTTCGCGAACAATGCATTTTCGACGACGTGGCCGGGCAAGTTCGGAGGGCTCCTGGTCAAGGACCTCTCCTCCGGCCAGGACCTGCTTCGGCCGCCCGTGGACTTCCAGAAGGTGGGCCGTTTTGACCCCTGGACGTCCCGCGACGCCGACATCTGGCGGCCCGTCCCGCCCGCCGGCTACGTCGCCCTGGGAGACGTGGTGACCATGCACACGAGCGCGGGGGCTGTCAAGCCCCGCGTCTCTGAGTTGGGCCTCGTGTGCGTCAAGCAGGTGCACGAAGGACGCGCCTATGTACGCCGCGGCGAACTCGGCCGGCTCCCGCTTCGGGTAAATGGATCGGGGGAGGCCCTCTGGGCCGTCACGACCCCGCTGTTCCCGGCGGACGACACCGAGGAGCATCTGCTCCTGCCGGCCGCCACCTTCAGCTGCGGACCCGACACGCCGCACGCGCCGACGGCCGTGACCTGGGTGCTGGACCTGCCGGCCGCCGTCGACAAGACCGGCTACGCCCCGGAGATGACCCTGACGTCCTACAACCCGCCCCCGGCCCAGTCGATCGTCACCGACCGGACCGTGACCGTGCCGTACCACATGGTCAAGGACGATGGGCGCACCGAGGCGTGGAAGGTGGCCAACTCACCCTTCTACAAGATCCTGCGCAAGCGTCAGTACGATCTCGTCCGCCACGTGGACTACCGGGGCTCGGGTAGCGGGACGATCCTCGAGGAGATCCAGCAAGGCGTCTCGGAGGAGAGGGGGCAGGAGTTCTCGCAGAACGTCGGGATCTCCGTCAGCGTCACCGCGGGCGTGGAGGCGTCGGCCAAGCCCTTCGGCATGGGGGCCAGCTCCTACGCGGAAGCCACGGTGAGCGCGTCCCTCGAACTCGGGTACGCCTCGCGCTACAGCGTGTCCACCTTCGAGAACAAGGCGGTGAGCGTGTCGTACGACGTGCCCGCCGACCATGCCGGCGCACTGTGGACCGACACTCATCTGCTGGTCCCGATCCGGGGCGACGGCACCCTGGTCACCAGCGCCAACCTGAAGCTGAACTCCGGCAGCTACGTGGGCCGCACCTTCCCGCACCTCGACGCCACCAAGATCGTCGTCGCCCGCAAGTTCTCGGACGAGGAGATCAAGGCCGCCCAGGACATGGGGATCGACCCCAAGATCCTGACCGAATCCGACGTCACCGAGATCCAGCAGTAA
- a CDS encoding alpha/beta fold hydrolase, with protein sequence MVGDTYRFGEYELDRARHQLRRAGEPVHVEPRALDLLCHLVEHRDRVVPKNELLDEVWGDRFVSEAALTTALRTVRLAVGDTGSRQQVIRTVHRRGYQFVAAAAAAVLGAEASAGPGQGDVVKSTAVGEPLGADRQAIRFCRAGDGTRIAYASVGSGPPLLKAANWMTHLDLEWTTPVWSHWLRGLARNRRLIRYDERGCGLSDWVVPGFTFEGWVDDLETVVDAVGLDRFPLLGVSQGGAVAVAYAVRHPERVSRLILAGAYARGRQVRARTETESAEAALDLDVARVGWIHQDPRFLRVFASQFLPDGTPEDWDEFTAFQRQTTSPSNGVRFLEEFARIDVSEIAHRVACPTLILHSRDDERVPVSQANELAALIPDSRLVLLKSRSHLLTAFEPAWDEFLSHIDAFLTA encoded by the coding sequence ATGGTGGGGGACACATATCGCTTCGGGGAGTATGAGCTGGACAGAGCTCGTCACCAACTCCGCCGGGCCGGCGAGCCGGTCCATGTCGAGCCCCGGGCCTTGGACCTGCTGTGTCACCTGGTCGAGCACCGGGACCGGGTGGTCCCGAAGAACGAGCTGCTCGACGAGGTGTGGGGGGATCGTTTCGTCAGCGAGGCCGCGCTCACCACGGCGCTTCGGACCGTACGCCTGGCCGTGGGGGACACCGGTAGCCGGCAGCAGGTGATCCGCACAGTGCACCGGCGGGGTTACCAGTTCGTGGCTGCGGCTGCGGCTGCGGTCCTCGGGGCGGAGGCGTCCGCCGGCCCCGGCCAAGGGGATGTTGTGAAGTCGACAGCGGTCGGCGAACCGCTCGGCGCCGACCGTCAGGCCATCCGGTTCTGCCGGGCCGGCGACGGCACCCGTATCGCCTACGCGTCCGTCGGCTCGGGCCCGCCCCTGCTCAAAGCGGCCAACTGGATGACCCACCTCGACCTGGAGTGGACGACCCCCGTGTGGTCGCACTGGCTGCGCGGGCTCGCCCGCAACCGCCGCCTGATCCGCTACGACGAGCGCGGGTGCGGCCTCTCCGACTGGGTGGTGCCCGGCTTCACGTTCGAGGGCTGGGTCGACGACCTGGAGACCGTGGTCGATGCCGTGGGGCTCGACAGATTCCCTCTGCTTGGGGTGTCGCAGGGCGGTGCGGTGGCGGTGGCCTATGCCGTACGCCATCCGGAGCGGGTCAGCCGGCTGATCCTCGCCGGGGCCTACGCCCGAGGACGGCAGGTCCGGGCCCGAACCGAGACCGAGAGCGCCGAGGCGGCCCTCGACCTGGATGTGGCCCGGGTGGGATGGATCCACCAGGACCCCAGATTCCTGCGGGTCTTCGCCTCCCAGTTCCTGCCCGATGGCACACCGGAGGACTGGGACGAGTTCACCGCCTTCCAGCGGCAGACGACCTCGCCGTCCAACGGGGTCCGTTTCCTTGAGGAGTTCGCCCGGATCGACGTGTCCGAAATTGCCCACAGGGTGGCCTGTCCGACGCTGATCCTCCACTCCCGCGACGACGAGCGGGTGCCGGTCTCGCAGGCCAATGAGCTGGCCGCTCTCATTCCCGACAGCCGGCTGGTCCTGCTCAAGAGCCGCAGCCACCTGCTCACCGCGTTCGAACCGGCCTGGGACGAGTTCCTGTCGCACATCGACGCCTTCCTGACCGCGTGA
- a CDS encoding superoxide dismutase family protein: MGALTSTAVPSRPRARLAVACVTVTATAALLSGCSGDSAENTSDTSADAAAASASPSKSMGDMADMAMGDPSATPADKIRDADVVKGTFQLLDTRPPGLDDVKGTVWLAQSPKGTTVTVSLTGLKPGDAYMAHLHAQQCSAENGGEHFQFEKGGATTPPNEVHLMFTADKSGMGMTTVNNTRKTGEEAVALVVHPRDAMDNRIACADFDF, translated from the coding sequence GTGGGAGCACTGACGTCCACGGCCGTGCCGAGCCGACCTCGCGCCCGTCTCGCCGTCGCCTGTGTCACCGTGACGGCGACGGCCGCCCTGCTGTCCGGCTGCAGCGGCGACTCCGCCGAGAACACGTCGGACACGTCCGCCGACGCCGCGGCAGCGTCCGCTTCGCCCTCTAAGAGCATGGGTGACATGGCCGACATGGCGATGGGCGATCCTTCGGCCACCCCCGCCGACAAGATCCGCGACGCAGACGTGGTCAAAGGCACCTTCCAGCTGCTCGACACCCGACCGCCGGGCCTGGACGACGTCAAGGGCACGGTCTGGCTGGCACAGAGCCCGAAGGGCACCACGGTGACGGTCTCCCTGACCGGTCTGAAGCCCGGTGACGCCTACATGGCGCACCTGCACGCCCAGCAGTGCTCCGCCGAGAACGGCGGCGAGCACTTCCAGTTCGAGAAGGGCGGTGCGACCACCCCACCGAACGAGGTGCATCTGATGTTCACCGCCGACAAGTCCGGTATGGGCATGACGACGGTGAACAACACCCGCAAGACCGGCGAGGAAGCGGTCGCCCTTGTCGTCCACCCCCGTGACGCGATGGACAACCGGATAGCATGCGCGGACTTCGACTTCTGA
- a CDS encoding AMP-binding protein has product MIYNSKYPDVTTIDRPLHEWVLGDAMRRGTQPAMVDVSSGRTLTYGELAALVRKLAAGLSAEGIGKGDVVALHSPNTVLFPVVLYATTTVGGTVTTLSPLALPAEIAKQLVDAEARLMVSVSALIETARAAVELVRRQTGRDIEILVCDTADGHRPVLGLLSDGDVPAFELDPAVDVAVLPYSSGTTGVPKGVMLTHRNLCTNLEQMNGLHRIDENDRVIAILPFFHIFGLTALINNALHRGATVYVHSRFDLDAFLTSLERDRITHAYVAPPVMLALAKHPAVGNLDLSHLRRIICAAAPLDAGVQAAVADRLGVEVGQAYGMTELSPASHIHADSNRDEPVACVGHLLPSTQARLVDPFTELDVAAGEPGEMWIRGPQVMKGYFGRPEDTDATVDAEGWLHTGDIGRVDEDGNWFIVDRVKELIKYKGYQVAPAELEAILVQHPGIADAAVIGVNDEEGNETPKAFVVPMTGVPISAAAVMAHVEGQVAPYKRIRRVEFIETVPKAASGKILRRQLREREPARP; this is encoded by the coding sequence CGCTGGTCCGCAAGCTCGCGGCGGGCCTTTCCGCCGAGGGCATCGGCAAGGGCGACGTGGTCGCGCTGCACTCGCCGAACACGGTTCTGTTCCCCGTGGTCCTGTACGCCACCACCACCGTGGGCGGGACAGTGACCACGCTGTCGCCCCTGGCCCTCCCGGCGGAGATCGCCAAACAGCTGGTCGACGCAGAGGCGCGCCTGATGGTGAGCGTGTCGGCGCTGATCGAGACCGCGCGAGCCGCGGTCGAGTTGGTCCGGCGACAGACCGGCCGGGACATAGAGATCCTGGTCTGCGACACGGCCGACGGCCACCGCCCGGTGCTGGGGCTGCTCAGCGACGGCGACGTGCCGGCGTTCGAGCTCGATCCGGCCGTGGACGTCGCGGTGCTGCCCTATTCGAGCGGCACGACGGGCGTGCCCAAGGGCGTGATGCTGACCCACCGCAACCTGTGCACCAATCTTGAACAAATGAACGGTCTGCATCGGATCGACGAGAACGACCGCGTCATCGCGATCCTGCCCTTCTTCCACATCTTCGGGCTGACCGCGTTGATCAACAACGCGTTGCACCGTGGCGCGACCGTGTATGTGCACTCGCGGTTCGACCTCGACGCGTTCCTGACCAGCCTGGAGCGCGACCGCATCACCCACGCCTACGTCGCCCCACCGGTGATGCTCGCGCTGGCCAAGCACCCCGCGGTCGGGAACCTGGACCTGTCGCACCTGCGGCGCATCATCTGCGCGGCGGCGCCGCTGGACGCGGGGGTACAGGCGGCTGTGGCCGACCGGTTGGGCGTGGAGGTCGGGCAGGCGTACGGCATGACCGAACTGTCCCCCGCCTCGCACATCCACGCCGACAGCAACCGGGACGAGCCCGTCGCGTGCGTCGGGCACCTGCTCCCGTCGACGCAGGCACGCCTGGTCGATCCGTTCACCGAGCTGGACGTGGCGGCGGGCGAGCCGGGCGAAATGTGGATCCGGGGCCCGCAGGTGATGAAGGGCTACTTCGGCCGCCCGGAGGACACCGACGCGACCGTCGACGCCGAAGGCTGGCTGCACACCGGGGACATCGGCCGGGTCGACGAGGACGGGAACTGGTTCATCGTCGACCGGGTCAAGGAGCTCATCAAGTACAAGGGCTACCAGGTGGCGCCGGCCGAGCTCGAAGCCATCCTCGTGCAGCATCCCGGCATCGCCGACGCCGCCGTGATCGGCGTCAACGACGAGGAGGGCAACGAGACACCCAAGGCGTTCGTGGTGCCCATGACGGGAGTGCCGATATCCGCCGCCGCGGTGATGGCCCACGTCGAGGGCCAGGTCGCGCCGTACAAGCGGATCCGCCGGGTCGAGTTCATCGAGACGGTACCGAAGGCGGCCTCCGGCAAAATCCTCCGACGGCAGCTGCGGGAACGGGAGCCGGCGCGTCCCTGA
- a CDS encoding copper resistance CopC family protein gives MLLFLGGTPAYAHTALQNATPGPGAKVAPGADVVSLTFGRLKSGTTPKINLTGPDGTAVPVGQPVVADDSVTCAAVTPLRAGVNTLTYTVTSADGDTQSNAFQFEVADGAEAVAVPSACRGLSLPAPYVGAASAKSGTILGLSRTAALAVLAGAALVIVGAVILGVRMLRGARTTGRRKATV, from the coding sequence GTGTTGCTGTTCCTCGGCGGCACACCCGCGTACGCCCACACCGCGCTGCAGAACGCGACACCGGGACCAGGCGCCAAGGTCGCCCCTGGTGCCGATGTCGTCTCGCTGACCTTCGGCCGACTGAAGTCCGGCACCACACCAAAAATCAACCTGACCGGCCCCGACGGCACCGCTGTGCCCGTCGGGCAGCCCGTCGTGGCCGACGACTCCGTAACCTGCGCCGCGGTCACCCCGCTCCGCGCGGGCGTCAACACCCTCACCTACACCGTCACGTCCGCCGACGGCGACACACAGAGCAACGCCTTCCAGTTCGAGGTCGCCGACGGCGCAGAAGCCGTCGCGGTCCCGTCCGCCTGCCGGGGGCTCAGCCTGCCGGCACCGTACGTGGGCGCGGCCTCGGCCAAGAGCGGCACGATCCTGGGGCTTAGCCGCACCGCAGCGCTGGCCGTCCTGGCCGGGGCAGCCCTCGTGATCGTCGGCGCGGTCATCCTCGGCGTTCGCATGCTCCGCGGGGCGCGGACGACAGGAAGGAGGAAGGCTACCGTCTGA
- a CDS encoding alpha/beta fold hydrolase, producing MGDAVYRFGQYALDADRRRLSHDGQRVDVEPQVIELLCHLVEHRGRVVPEEELRDWLGHGHAVSEAALATGLRTARRAIGDSDARQQMIRAVRPHGYRFVARVTMASTASTATPTAPGVPAGAEADHEVIRFCRSADGTRIAYALTGEGPPLVKTANWLTHLDLDRTNPMWAHWFDGLTRGRQLIRYDERGCGLSSWDMGSFTLDNLVADLDVVADAAGLDRFPLLGVSQGSAVAVAYAALRPERVSHLILTSAYARGQQIRAGSDAERDAAEVDLNIARAGWRSQDSSFLRYFASQFLADATPAEWDAFAAYQRQTTSPANGLRFLEEFTRIDVSGIAHDVTCPTLIIHSRDDARVPVAQALELATLIPDSRLILLESRNHLFTADDPAWPTFLTHLDNFLSE from the coding sequence GTGGGCGATGCGGTTTACAGGTTCGGGCAGTATGCGTTGGATGCGGACCGCCGTCGGCTCAGCCATGACGGGCAGCGGGTCGACGTCGAGCCCCAGGTCATAGAGCTCCTGTGCCACCTGGTCGAGCACCGCGGCCGTGTCGTGCCCGAGGAGGAGCTGCGCGACTGGTTGGGGCACGGGCACGCGGTCAGCGAGGCCGCACTCGCCACCGGGCTGCGCACGGCCCGTCGCGCGATCGGTGACAGTGACGCACGGCAGCAGATGATTCGCGCCGTGCGCCCGCACGGCTATCGGTTTGTCGCCCGTGTGACGATGGCTTCCACCGCTTCGACCGCCACGCCCACGGCCCCCGGGGTCCCGGCAGGGGCGGAGGCAGACCACGAGGTCATCCGGTTCTGCCGGTCCGCCGACGGCACCCGTATCGCCTACGCGCTCACCGGCGAGGGCCCGCCCCTGGTGAAGACCGCCAACTGGCTGACCCACCTCGACCTCGACCGGACCAACCCGATGTGGGCGCACTGGTTCGACGGTCTCACCCGCGGCCGGCAGCTCATCCGCTACGACGAGCGGGGCTGCGGCCTCTCCTCATGGGACATGGGCAGCTTCACCCTCGACAACCTGGTCGCCGACCTCGATGTCGTGGCCGATGCCGCCGGCCTCGACCGCTTCCCCCTGCTCGGCGTGTCACAGGGCAGCGCGGTGGCGGTCGCCTACGCCGCGCTGCGCCCCGAGCGGGTCAGCCATCTGATCCTCACCTCGGCCTATGCCCGGGGGCAGCAGATCCGTGCGGGCAGCGACGCCGAGCGCGATGCCGCCGAGGTCGACCTGAACATCGCCCGCGCCGGATGGCGTTCGCAGGACAGCAGCTTCCTGCGCTACTTCGCCTCCCAGTTCCTTGCCGACGCCACTCCCGCGGAGTGGGACGCGTTCGCCGCCTACCAGCGCCAGACGACCTCGCCCGCCAACGGCCTGCGCTTCCTGGAGGAGTTCACCCGTATCGACGTCTCGGGCATCGCTCACGACGTCACCTGCCCCACGCTGATCATCCACTCCCGCGACGACGCTCGCGTTCCCGTCGCACAGGCCCTGGAACTGGCCACGCTCATCCCCGACAGCCGGCTGATCCTGCTCGAAAGCCGCAACCACCTGTTCACCGCGGACGACCCCGCATGGCCCACCTTCCTCACCCACCTGGACAACTTCCTCTCCGAGTAG